The genomic interval ATACTCTTCATGATGccaaaatcactttttatttttcttggtacgGGGGAACCAAGGAACCAAGGAACACTCTTACCATATAAGAGCTACTCCCCAgacctcttttaaaattttgagatagggtcttcttaagttgctgaggctgacctcaaacttgtaattcttctgcctcagcctcaaaagttgctgggattacaggcctgcaccacagtGCTGGTACTGAATTCATTCTTAAAAGTCAGACTAGAGCTGGGGATATTAGTTCaatggtggagcatttgcctagcatgtgtgaggccctgggttttaccCCCTGTGctgcagaaaataaatgaaatcttagaCAAGGCTCTATTTCAGGTCAtgatttgaacccagagctgtACCATCTCTGGCAGGACAATTTCTCTAGGCCTATACCTCATGAAAATATGCCTTAGGTAGAACAAATATTTCTAGGATCTCTTCTACCTCTGTATGGGTGGAGATTTGAATGTTCTTCCATCAGAGAAGATTCTGGATGATCTAGCTCTGTCTGGTTAAATCACTCCAGATTCAGGGTGGTAGACACTTACCAGGTCAGTCATTTTCCTTCCCAGATATAAAAACAGGGAGTTCTACACTTTCCAGTGTTCTCCACGGCCACCCCAAACCAGAGTGCTCAGTTTTCAAGGTCTCTTTATAGCCATGAGCTTTAACTAACAGCAGGGCATTGGCCTCCTAGGTAGACGCTTCTCTCCCACCTGCTTCCAATGTAATCATCCCGCCCTACCAGAGTGAGGTTTTTAATAAAACAGAACTTATTGCTCCCTTGCTTAAGccattttcagtttaatttttacaaaatccaGAATCTTCACTGACACGTCAGGTCCTGAATGATCACTTCCAATCaccttcagcctcccaggcttaAGTAAATCCATTCCTCAATATGGTGCCTTCAAACCTGCTACTTCCTGTTTTGCCTCCAATACCCACTTAAGTGACTCAGCCTTATCACCTCCAGGTCTCGGCTCAGTTACAATGCACTGTTCCCCAACCTTTGCCCCAGTCTGTAATCATGTAGGATGGCATTTATACTACCTCGTCCTGTGGGAATTCAAGCCCCACAGTGCTACTTTCCCCAAACCTCCTGCTAGCACAGTGGCTACCCAAACTTTTGAATTAATGACCAGATGATGTTCTTGAATTCCCCTTCCTTACATTCCTATTGCTCCAGGTTTCAAGCAGAATGCTCAGGTTTTTCTAGTCCTTAGCAACCTTGTCTCTGCCAGCAGTTTCCTCCAACTACCAGCATCTATAACTTCCCCAGCTCCATTAAAGTACTTTAAAACTCACAAAACCCACATGCAATAGGTATTTgtattatctcaattttaaagATAAGTTCAGCAAGGTCAAGTGCGTGCCACTGGTCCACACAGCTAGAACTGCTGGAGTGGAATTCAAACCCAACTAAGCATTCTAATAAATTGAACTCCTCAGTGGAACTTTGACAGGAGGCCCTGCCCCAGCAGCTTACCAAGAAATTCAGCAAAAGGCAGAAGGCAGACTAAAGACTGAGGCAGGTTTGGCTAAAGGCCCCAAGGCCAATCTCTATTCCCCCAGAGGCCATAGTGCTTCCTATAGCCAAGAGAGTAAGGTCACCTCTGTGAAACTTAAGAATGTAACTAACAGTTTTGAGACCCAATGTTGAAGGTAATATCTCCAACTCAGGCTGTTCTGAAAACCAGAATTCTTTGGAAGTTAATGGAAAACTCCACGTGGAGGAGTACGTGGTGGAGTCTGTCCTTTAGGTATTTGTAGAGGGCTTTAACTGACAAGTAAAGATCAGGTAAACAAAGCACCCAGTGCAGAAGCAAGTCTCAAggataatttacatttatttgcgGATGACTCTAAACACACTTCAAACCCGGCAGAAGTTAGAGTCTGTTTGTTAGGTGGAGCCATTTCTTGCCAACAGCTACCAGCGGTCCCTGAAGAATACTTGAAAATCATCTTCAGGCTGAGGCCCCAGTTCTGGGCAAACAGCTGGTGGGTGGATCTGGTCCTTTCATTTCCTTGGAGGTGAGAAACTACTCTTTGTTCTCGTACTTGTGCTTGATATGTTTCCACAGTTTCTGCATTTAAAAGACAAGAACCATAAACTGTAACCTGTGCTCTCACATTTTACAACTACTCCACAAACTAAGCAACTAAAACAAACTTGAGAGAAACCAGTTTCATGGTCTGATTAAAAATGTGCAGCTGTGGTGGGCAGAATGGAAGCAACACTAGGTTTGACACACAactctaaatatttataaaatactttgaagCTGGAATGGACAATCCTACTTTTACAGGGAATGGAAACACATATTAAGAGAATGGCTCCGAAGAACACAATTATTAAGAAACAGCttggaagccaggtgtggtggcacgtgcctgtaatcccaatggctcaggaggctgaagcaggatgattgcaagttcaaagccagcctcagcaacttagcgagaccctatctcaaaataaaaaataaaaaaaggtccggcatgtggctcagtgggtttaAATGCTGTGGGTTCAAAccgtggtttaaaaaaaaaggcctaaAAGATGTCTCCATTCTTTGACTCCCAGGTACTACTGTCCTACGTGCACAGTTCCCAAATGTTTTACATTAAGTTTTGTTTACTCAACCTAAACTGAgatcatcattcttttttttttttttttttttttgagacagagagagggagagagagaatttttaatatttattttttagtttttggcggacacaacatctttgtatgtggtgctgaggatggaacctgggccgcacaaagccaggcaagcacgctaccccttgagccacatccccagccccgagattATCATTCTTAAAAGCACAGGAAAATAGgtgggttgggctggggatgtggctcaagtggtagcctggcatgcgtgtggcccgggttcgatcctcagcaccacatacaaacaaagatgttgtgtctgccaaaaactaaatattaaaaaaaaaaaaaaacctctcttaaaaaaaaaaaaaaaaaaaaaaaaaaaagaagaaaagaaaataggtggGTTATGACAGCATACTTAGATGCCTTTCCAGATCAGTGGGGAGGACCTATGGAAATGCTTACaacagaacacttgcctagcatgtgccagtcactgggtttgatcctcagcaccacataaaaataaaataaaagtattgtgtccaaccataattgaaataaattagtcttttcttttctttcttttttttttaatgatggggCAGCAGCAACACTTTCATGTGGGCAGGAAGTTGTCCTGGCCTTGGGCAGTTTGGCATTGGTGGACAGAGCCTTCCTAGACTGTAGACGCATACAGCctcaaattaaaaacacaggGAAATGGTGAACAGGACTATCTGCACCAGGCCTTTTCCAGTACAGTCACAATTTGATGATATAAAACATGCACAGAACCTAGCACAGCGCCTGGTACACAGCAAATCTAAAAAGGTATTGTGGTTGCTTTCTTGTTTCCTTACTTTCTAAGTAATGAATGCTGTTTTTCCAGTGGTACCACCTATCAGGCACTGACACTAGATCTATATTCCCTGAGGTAGTTACTATTATGATCTCTATTTTAGATTaaactaaagctcagagaagttaagtaacttaaTAGTACCGTTATTAAGTGACAAGGCCCAGTACTCCCAGATaggctcttttatttttcctagcctccactctttttttttctttctccacattttttttaattagtgcactatagttgtacataatggtgggatttgttattatattttcgTATATGCACACAATTTAAGAATATAATATGGCCAATATTGCTCCCCAGCTAGGCCCTACTTTTAGTCATAAATACCACGTTGCCGGCGTGGCACACCTTGGGAACTGAAAGAGCAATCCTTTAAAGGTCAACCACGGTGTCTAAGATGTCCTGTTCACGATTGTTTCAATCTGCTGTTGACACTTTCAGGAGACAAGGGTCCGGGTTCCAGCTCGGAACTGCAAATGACTTACTGGCGGTGGGGTCCTAGTAAATCCTTCGCTCTAATCTGGTTTTAGTTTTATGCAAACGGACGTGTAGGCACGTGAGGTGGGACATTATCAATACTTGCAACCCCTGCAAAATGGGGTCTATGGATTTCATTCATCGTTTTAGGATTCACACCAAACCAAGCGGGGGGATATCAGTCTCTCGGCAAAAGACGCCTATGGTTTGCCCTTCTCCAGGTGAAGACAGACTGAGCCCCGTCCCAACTCCACTCCCACCGTCACCCCTCAGCGGACCCAAGGTCAGCATGGCTCAAACCCTCACCCCCTCGTTGATGTGCTCGTAGATCGCGTCCGCGCCTTGATCGAAGGCGCGCTCGAAGAACACAGCGCCCACCGCGATGGTGAGAGCGAAAGTGGAAGTCCTGCGGAACAGCAGGGAATACAACTTCGCAGTAAGCGCCGGGGCCGCCATGTTTCCTCACAGCCGAACTCGAGCCACCGCGCCTGCGCTGAGGCCGACCTCGCTCTCCAAAGGCCTCCACATGCAACGCTTTCTGGGATTTGTGGTTCCTATGAATAGACATGCTCGTCGTTTTGAACCATGGAGGTAACTAACAAAATGCACAGGAGAAAAAATATCTCATGAAATTCAGATCCTTATAGCCCAAATTTGATAACATTTAATACTCAGTTTTTTTCCCAGTCCTTCCTTGATGCTTGAATATTTTAAACTACAACTCCCAGAAGCCCTCGTGTTCCCCACCTCCTCTCACTCTGTCTCGGCTTGACTTCCCGAAGCTTTCTGGGAAGGGTAGGCCCAAGGAAGGACTACGAATACCATCAAGCAGTGCGCGACTCGAGGGCATTGGAGGAGGAGCCCGCAGCCGTCCAGCCCCGCGGAGCGAGGTACCTTCTTTGGCTGGACGTGAGGGGCGAGATCTAGTTAGTCTCTTTCCCCAGCTAGAAGGCTCTTGCTCTTGCATTTAAATCTGGGCGTCCCGCCATTTCCTGGCATGGGGAGGGGTAAAAAGTCTAAGGGAACTGAGCTTCCGGGACCCCATCTGTCTCTCCGCCACTGCCTGCCCCAAGTGCAGGCCTAGAGCTGGCGAAAGTCCTTAGGGTCTTGGGGCCGAGCTGTTCAGCCTGGCCTCAGGGGAAGGAAGGACTCGAATGCGCTTTCTCTTCTCACTTCTGGGCTTCGAATCCAAGAATGCAGGCGACCTGGGACTAGAAAGAGCTTCTTCGGAGTAGAAAGAACAGGGCTTTGGGGGTAAAGTGTATTTCTCAAACGTTTTCCGCCGTGAAGAAGGCCCTGAGCTAGGGGCGCTCAATCTACTTTGTATAGGCAGATGGGGAGGGGACAGTTAACAAAATAGTGCTTTGAAAAACAAGAGAATGGATGTTTAAGGTAGTAGTGGTGGTGGGAGTTTTGCCTGGGTGGCTGCCTCGAGGGTGACAGTTGACAAGAGTCCTGAATGATTATAGTAGAGGGTCAAACAGGAAAATGttggtgcaaaggccctggggtgacTGCAGTCCTgggatgttttaaagaaaataggaTAGACTGTGAAGAGGTAGGCTGGAATCAGCTCAGTTTAGCCTTGCAACCCATGGTAcgaagtcttatttttttttcttacttgcaTTAACAAACCATTGAAGGGTTTTAAACAAGAATGCTGCaagatttaatttatattttaatgtcatcGTTCTGGATGCTCTAGGGAGAATGAATGAAGAGGGGAAATTATTGCTGGGGATCAGTTGAAGGATGATGATGATTTAGATTAGGTTGTGGATTAGAGAAACCATccgactttttattattttagggaATAGGGCAGACAGAACAACTGGTAGATGTGTGcaggaaagagaaatggaattttgaccacaaaatgacttaaaaatcaaTGGGAATGATCTTAAGTTCTGCTTTAACCACATTCCGTTTATATCGGAAGTGGAGATGTCACAGGTGAGTGGAGATCTGTCTCTCTGAAGTTTAGAGACATATGAGCCTGAGATAGGAGCCATCAGGATGGAGGGGCATTCAAAACCATGGACCAGACTTCAAGCCTGGCCCTGGCTCTTACTAGTGACCTTAATCAGGTCTGGACTTCTGGCCCTATTTAATTCATCTGTAAAGAGCAACAGTTAATTGGcccatgcctatattcccagttactctggaggctgaggcaagaagatcacaagttgtaggacagcctgggcaaattagcaaaaccctgtctcaaaatcaaaactgaaaagggctgggaatatatctCAGTGATGGTGGTATAGTGcctctggactcaatccccaTGGGATTGAGTCGGGGAAGTAACTGTAATCCCTGGTTAGGTGAAGTATGAAATGCTCTACATCTGGGATGAGTTATCATTAAAGTGTTATTTACTATTTGCAACGCATCCTGGTAACTCCTTGGGGCAGAAAGTAGTGAGCCTGAAGGAAAAGATTACTTACTTCTTGCTAATCACCTGCAACAAACAAACCTGGCTGATGGACAGTTCAGAGGCAATTATTTTAGGTGGGATGAATAGGGAAGAACACAGGGAGTGAAAGATATGGCTTattctccttttttaatttttttttatcttttaaactgaaattctcattttggaataacaatttttatttatttatttattttttaatttttatttttttattttttttttatatttattttttagttctcagcggacacaacatctttgttggtatgtggtgctgaggatcgaacccaggccgcacgcatgccaggcgagcgcgctaccgcttgagccatatccccagccccaatttatttattttttgatactggagatttaaTCCAGGTGCactttcaccactgagctacgttctcagccctttttaatttttattttgagataaggcctcgctgagtttctgaggctggccttgaacttgcaatcttcctgtctcagcctccctagtcactgggatcacaggcatgcaccaccaggcccggCAGAATAAcaggtttgttttttggtactggggattgaactcaggggcactcaaccactgagccacatccccagccctattttgtattttatttagagacagggtctcactgagttgcttagcgcctcaccgttgctgaggctggctttgaacccatgattctcctgtctcagcctccagagctgcttgggttacaggcatgtgccactgcacctggccagaataacagtttttaaaaacctaattatCTTTAAGCCTTCACTTTCAACTTAGGAATTATTATTCTGTACATAAAtctagaaaagtaagaaaaatggcCTTCACTTTTCCTTTGATGTTTGATCTCAAGTTTAACAAACTAAATTCCTTTAAACACTCAGCCCTATTTGCAGCTTAATTACATTCCCTTAAACATTTTAActccatttataaatttaatatatttgattttctttttaagcacTTAGATGTATAACCTAACAAGCTCAATATCCCCGAGGATACGTGGTTACTAGAAAATCTGATTAATTAAACTTATAAACATACTGAATTTCAAGTTCTTGTAAACAATTTAATACTTTTTACAGACTTAGTAAAATTCTCTTGTCAGTGGCTTTTGTCTGTCTAAAAAATATAGGCTCTTTGTCTGACATGAACTCAGAATATGGGGGGCTTCCTTAACTAACCTTTGTAGCATCCTGGGTGATTCTAATAGTCAGTCAGTGTTCCAATTATTGCTAACCTCTCAAACTAAAATCACAAGTCTAATATCAATTATTGACATATATTATATCAATTACTTAACTgtacattttaacttttatatctTAAATCAGAATCACAATGCTTAtctgttaaatatttaatgtcaaattcttttcaatattactgatacttttttttttttgtattaggagatcgaacctggggtgctttaccactgagctacatccccacatcttcagccctttttattttttgaaacagagtcttgctaagttgctgaggctgaccttgaacttgtgattctcctctctcagcctcctgagttactgaaatttcaggtgttcaccaccatgccAAGCAATGTTACAGATacttttggtcctggggattgaacccaggggtgcttaactactgagccacatccccagctccgccctcctttttaaaatttgagacacagtctcactatgTTTCTTAGGGCttagtaagttgctgaagctagccttgaacttggaatcctcctgcctcagtctcccaagtcattggaattacagtcATACACCACCTAAATACCAAGTACATGCTGATTTTTACTAGACTTAGTTCAGGAACCTTAGTACAGTGAACTTGATTTACTCTTCCACCTCTGTTTTCAATTCAGAACTTTTCTGGAGTATATGACAAGACACTTATCcagtagaaaataatttcttactCTGTAAGTTGTGCTTTGCATCTAATTGAGATAACCATTTCAGTGAGCTGAGTTCATTTGTAATCAGACTGATTTCTGTCTGCTGGGACACAaatccagggctggagatgtttaCTGGGAATGACTCCCCACCATAGACTGCCTTTGGGAGTCAAGGGGAGATTCTTTCTACAGGGTTTTCTTTCTTAGAAGATCCTTACTAGGGGTACTAGACTTACTAGTTAAAATGCACATTTCTGAGTCCCCTTCCAGATCTGTTAATTCAGGATTTCTGAGGGCTTGACCCTTACCCAGGAGAAATGTggtggggattaagcccagggcctcatgcatgctaggaagcACTCTACTGATGAGCTACATGCCCATCCCTGaagacttcatttttaaaatggttccCCCCTGGGAGACATGGAAAATTTTGAGCAGGGGTGATTTAAGAGAGTTGATCTGATGCAACCCAGGTGGGTAAACTGAGGAAGCTGGTCCAGATGTGAAGGGGTGGGATTTGACTTGGACAGCAGGAACAGTGGTAACAGAGGGTCAGATGGTATTTGAAGCCCAGACTGGGAGCAGAAGAAGGAGGATACAAGGCAGTCCATGTATCTCTTTTAGAAGTCTCTTCCAGACTATTTTTATCTTTCCTATTTGGAAACTGAGCTCCTGGGACCTGTAACTATTTAATGAGAAACTCTTGTCTTCAGCCTGTAGTCCCTGGAGCCCAGATTTGGACTCAGCCAACTTTTCACTGGGCCTTGGGGCATGCTAGGCCAGGTTGAGTTGGAATATCAGGGCTTACCCTGTCAGTTTTCAGCCAGAAGCCGAGGGAACTGTCTATTCTGTCCCTTTCAAC from Urocitellus parryii isolate mUroPar1 chromosome 3, mUroPar1.hap1, whole genome shotgun sequence carries:
- the Uqcr10 gene encoding cytochrome b-c1 complex subunit 9, whose amino-acid sequence is MAAPALTAKLYSLLFRRTSTFALTIAVGAVFFERAFDQGADAIYEHINEGKLWKHIKHKYENKE